A stretch of DNA from Thunnus thynnus chromosome 16, fThuThy2.1, whole genome shotgun sequence:
attgcatttatttGCTGTGTCCTTCCTGATCCTTCCTTTTCTTAATTTTCCATTACTCAGTCTGCCAAGCTGAGGAAACTCCCTCCATTCATGACCATGTCTTTGCTGAGATTCAGCTTTGATTTTGCCAAATGTGAGCGTTACAAGGAGACAAAACGCTACAGCTTCCCCCTCACCATCAACCTGAGGCCATTCTGTGAACAGGTACCTGACAGATTTTATCACTCTGACCACCTCACATCATCAGGACACATTTAACTCTCataactgtggttgtttttcttaatttttcttAGTTTCCAGGCTTACACTATTGCTTTATACTAGTACTGTCTTGATAAGTAAACTATTTTATGTTACTCTCTTACAGACTGATGGAGATGACTGTGATTACTCCTATGAGCTGTTCTCTGTGATAATCCATAAGGGCGGCTGCTATGGTGGCCATTACCACGTTTACATAAGGGACATTGACCAGCTTGGCCAATGGGAGCCACCGGTGAGAAAAAAACGCAAACTGGAGGATAGGAGCAAAGAATAAATAGGCAAATAATAGGCAGGGTGCATGAGATGCCAGAAATgttaaaactgacaaatgacTGATAGCATATTCTGcataaaataactataaaaactaattaaaaatattctgaCAACAAAGACTCTAGTTATGAATGGATGAACTGGAAATGGGAAACCTTAGTGTTATATTCGTATTTGGACCTGGCCTAAAGTGGATGTGCGTGTGCATTACCTCagcaatttgaaaaaaaaaagataaaaatcttCAAGTTTTTGAATATGTGCATTTATGTATTCAGGCAGCAcctctgtgttttgttgtcagGAGGAAGAAAGCAAACCTAAGATGCAGGAGAAAGTCAAGGAGGAAGTCAAGGAAGTGTGTGAACCAAAACTAAAAGAAGATGACCCTTTGTCTGTCCTCACTACCATTATTGCTCAGGTATGGCAACAAAAAGACCTTCCTTTGTCTGCATGTTATCTTCTTCTCATGCATGCGTTGTTCTGTTTTGAGTTAGTGACATAACCATGACTAATGACATAGATGGtgctcattttctgtttctagGAGCCATCAAAGAGTGTCCTGTTGGACCAGCTGGGCCAGAAACTCATGGATAAAATTGGTTCATCCTGGAGCAAAAGGTTTAGAAAACATTATGGTCCCATAGGAAAGGTATGTTTGGTTTCTTAGTAATTAAGATGAgcttactgtgtgtttttgcagcaAATATTGCTTGCTATTACTATTGATTATACATTTTTCCCATGTATTCCTTATTTCTTATACTCATAAAcctttactttttctctttttgataTAGTTCCTGCAATCCCACAATGATTTTTTCTTGTTGGTGTCCAATGGTACCCGAGTGGCGCTGAAGGCGAATCCGCCGAGCCCCATGACTGAGCCCCCCAGCCCAGCAGAGCAAACCACTGACTCTGATCCTTCAACAGCTCCAGACCAAAGAGCTGCTAAAGAACAGCCAGGACTAGACCAGAAGCCAGAGCCTGAACTAGAGGTACTCTCAAGAAACACTCACATTTTTGGATTACTTTCATCCAGTGTTAAGCCTTTTAAAGGAAAGCATCACACCTataattctatatttttatctttAGTTGTGGTGGATGTCTAGTTACTACTTTAAAGCCTGATAGTCATTGTGTATTTTCCTGTCTGTCGGCAGGGTAGCCACTGGTTTGACCTTAATGACTCCACAGTGACCTCCATCAGGGAGTCTGACATAGAGAAGCAGTTCCAGGGCAAAGAGAGCGCCTACATGCTGTtctacagaaaaacacagctgaacaGGCCCAATGAAGGTTTGTAATGTTTTGTCATGGGAAAGATGTGTTGGATCagagaaagaaatggaggaGAGGTgaattacagaagaaaaaaaaagaaaaagaaaaagttaagtGGGTTCATGTAGGGAAAAAAACAGTCCATTAATAATTGATCTAATTGTATTTTAGGTAATAGAtttgtcatttatcaagtaaagTGAAGATGAAATAAGTAGATGTCTAATATGTATCTATTaacaatttgttttgtgtttctacaTTTGCAGCTCTGAACAATCCCCAATATAAAGTTCCTCATCATCTCATCCAGTTGGCTCAGGAGGAGAACATCAGACTGCGGCAGATGCggtacagaaacacacacacacacacattcacatattaaACTGCTGTCACATCACACAGTGGTTCTGACTTATGAGCgtgaatcctttttttttctaggtCTCATAGTCACTGATTTAGAAAGGTATATGAACATTGTTTTGTTACACAAATTATTGATATGAACCAATGGTCCTGTTACAGTGAGGAGTGTGAAGCCAGTAATAACACAGTGGAGCTGCATCTGCACCTAGCACCCTCTTATAGGCTAAAAAATGGAGCCCTGCAGCCTGTCAGCAAAGAGCCCACCGAGAGCACCACCCTCAGTTTTGATCGTAGAAAGACTGTGGGAGACCTGCGATTATCTATTTATCAGGTAATTTAATTTCCTAAAAGAGTAGCTGTTGTGATTTCAGATCCTGAATAGTACAAACtagctttgtatttttatttagaTGCAGGAACTCTGGGAAGGAGATATGGCTCTGACTGTGGCCAAGAGTCTTCCAGCAGGTCTACACCTCTATAATACTCTTACAGGTGAGACATGTAGCAAAAAACCTCAAGAGGACCTCAGAAACTATGGATTCATGTACAGTGTTTCTGTAACTTTCTTTTACTCTTTGCAGATGACAATGTCTCCCTGTACAGTGCAGGCATCTACACAAACTCTGACCTGTTTGTGTGGAACGGcagagaggtgaggagagacCTAGTCCATCACAAACATGCTCAAGTGTCAAGATCCCAAATAACTGACATCCATGGTGGTTCTTATTATCTTTTCAGGTGTGTGGTGCGAGTGTCCTAACCGGAACCGAGTGGGAGCCAGTGCTGCTGAATGTAGTCCGTCCCTTTTTGGGGGAAGATGGAGAGCAAGAGGTGGAGTGTGAGGAGGGTAGAGATGGTTTTGAAAATGGGGGACCAGGGCTTAAAAAGGAGGCGAGAGGATTTGCAGGTGGTGTGACTCTCGGGGAGGTGAGGGAGGCCCTGGGGGAGCCCAAGGAGAGTTTGCTGTGTCAGGAGCAtaagggaggaaagagagagagagaagagcgGGGggcaggagagggaggaggggcaAGCGGATGGAAGGTGTTCCCGCCCGACGACATGCAGCGGACACTGAAGGAGCTGTCGCTGAAAGATGGAGACGCGCTTTTGGTGCTGGAGCCGCAGTCGTTCGACAGCAGGTCAGTCCTCCGCAGTGTGTCGGTGCACATgcacattgttgtttttgtatgtgtgttttacaaCAACCCTCTCCACTTTGTTCAGCATGTTCAGTCTAAACGGAGATGTGGTCACCGTGACTACACCGTCGGACTGTCGCTGGCTCCAGGTGGAGTTTCGACCACATGGAGGAGCAGAAGGAGAGgtagagaaagaggaggagaggaggaaaatcaAGGTTCCAGCCACAGGAAATATGGTCAGTAATTTATGtgcttctgtttttgctctctttttgtttgttctttttgttttgtcttttgtttttgtttcctctttgtcttcttttacGCATTATTATTCTGTCTTAAAAAATCATATAGTTATGTGTAATGTGTCTcttcctgcagctgctgtgtgagGTGAAACAGAGGGCCGTAGAGGAGCTGCAGTTACAGGAGCAGCTCTCAGGCAAGGCTCTCAGTGTTGTACATAATCTGCCCCCGATGTCCAGATAAATGGTTTTCTCCCCTAATACTGATCAGagaattaatttaatatagtataTTTGCTGATGCGGAGTCCCATTCTGATATGGGCGGTTTCATAATGCAGCAAAACAGTACACATTTTAAGTACACTTAAATTAGTTTGACCAATCCAGTTTACATAGATAGATATTTTTGACAATTAGCAGTTGAATATAATTgcatcaataaaaaataatcgcCACATTCACCAAATATATGACcagtttcttattttttttatatagtgaTAAAGAAAACCTTCTCCCAAGTTGTGAATAGTATCAGTGTATAATTCATATGGTCTTACAGATGGTGTAGACAGAGTGCAGtggtgtaaaataaacaaaatttcTGAATTTCACCAGGGTTTATGTAGTTctctgtaaaatacattttccacaattgattatgaaaattgGCACAACTTGCATCCCAGTTATCTGCAAGTTATATTTTTGTCCTACCTGCTGCTCAGGTGATGACAAAATGTGCGTTTGTGTTTTGATCCTTATGCTGACTACAAGTTTATGCTCTTAAATCAGCTGTTTTTGTCTCACTGACCAGGTGCACAGTACTGTCTGAGACAGGTGGACTGCACAGGGAAACTCCTTCCTCCAGGTACTGTGTCAGATGTTAACCTGGGGCTGATTTTAATGGTGCAGAAGAGCTGGAAATCCCCCtctttttaacaaaatattaaGATACACACTCCTCTACTTTGTTCCCTCATTAAATTTTTAAAAGGTACTCCCCCTGCTTGTAATGTTTCTTCTCATCATCTGTCTTTGAAGTGCTGCACACACTGCACATTTTTACTAAGTGCAGTTGCGCTGTCTTATTCTGGTTTATTGAACAGTGTGTGAGGAGCTGAGTGTTCGGGACGCAGGCGTGCGACTCATGACCACACTGACTCTCTGTCCGGGTAATGCCCCCAAGGCATCACAGGTGtgtctttttatttgaaatctTCAAGAAATCCTTTGTACTTGCAGCTGCACAGGTGAAAGTTAAGAACCTTTAAGCAGCAGTAAACCTATC
This window harbors:
- the usp40 gene encoding ubiquitin carboxyl-terminal hydrolase 40, with the protein product MFGNLFEEEEEDGFSSTTSRGRVAKGGDEPPSPRGRSNLCGIKNQGGTCYLNSLLQTLLFTPEFREELFNLGPEELGCLEDKEKPGAKVRVIPLELQRLFTRLLLVDQQSATTADLTDSFGWNSSEGTNQHDVQELNRILFSALEHSLVDTTGSTFIHRLYHGTIVNSIVCKECGNVSQRQEDFLDLTVCVCGVSSLEEALWNMFVEEELFEGNNLYRCAQCDRLVTAAKSAKLRKLPPFMTMSLLRFSFDFAKCERYKETKRYSFPLTINLRPFCEQTDGDDCDYSYELFSVIIHKGGCYGGHYHVYIRDIDQLGQWEPPEEESKPKMQEKVKEEVKEVCEPKLKEDDPLSVLTTIIAQEPSKSVLLDQLGQKLMDKIGSSWSKRFRKHYGPIGKFLQSHNDFFLLVSNGTRVALKANPPSPMTEPPSPAEQTTDSDPSTAPDQRAAKEQPGLDQKPEPELEGSHWFDLNDSTVTSIRESDIEKQFQGKESAYMLFYRKTQLNRPNEALNNPQYKVPHHLIQLAQEENIRLRQMREECEASNNTVELHLHLAPSYRLKNGALQPVSKEPTESTTLSFDRRKTVGDLRLSIYQMQELWEGDMALTVAKSLPAGLHLYNTLTDDNVSLYSAGIYTNSDLFVWNGREVCGASVLTGTEWEPVLLNVVRPFLGEDGEQEVECEEGRDGFENGGPGLKKEARGFAGGVTLGEVREALGEPKESLLCQEHKGGKREREERGAGEGGGASGWKVFPPDDMQRTLKELSLKDGDALLVLEPQSFDSSMFSLNGDVVTVTTPSDCRWLQVEFRPHGGAEGEVEKEEERRKIKVPATGNMLLCEVKQRAVEELQLQEQLSGAQYCLRQVDCTGKLLPPVCEELSVRDAGVRLMTTLTLCPGNAPKASQLFLHFSVGAAPSAGLEMDIIVEKTCTVKECLKAMLDAVGLDGTSWHLRRLDWCEEVGEALMEEDASLSELKINNGETLVVTEGQLPPKGFLKLSVWLYLDASNNSTVSMETDFNHTANGHAEEQMPVEATAGETHSRSPRLCDGNMAELRSVGQVEISDEVSLEDLKTQVLTLPALQDVCLPTTAFMRVWQLEGRRLARILRGQQLTLRKLKITGGTDLCVQQLLKEEDLGPKEVLLNVKMGVPGDRCYYPSEELVWDASRDSSARSLRTCLAAHYGLSPDSLRLAKHQPDKHTWEEISNWNQQVSKKKKKKKAESLLGAPFHLKDGDVIGIKNLLIDNNRDFYTLEDELGQQRLREQAEQRRKGEQAAGSDGDGSQKKAGATKSRKPEVALSINVGVFR